The following DNA comes from Cryptosporangium phraense.
CCTCGGTGTTGAGGTGCGCGAACTCGGGGTTCGCCCGGGCCAGCGCCCAGAGCTGGAGGCGCAGCGACAGGTACTCGGTCGTCAGGAACTCCGGGTCGGCGACCCGGCGCAAGGCGGCCCGCAGCCGGTCCTCAGGAAGCTTCAGCGGATCGGGCTCGACCAGCGCCAGATCCTGCTCCTCGACCCGGCGGAGCGCGGCCCGGATCAGTCCCACCTTGTCGCCGAAGTGGTAGTTGACCAGTCCGAGGGCGACGCCGGCCTCGCGCGCGACGGCCCGGGCGCTGACTCCGGAGATGCCGTGGTGGGCCAGCAGGTGCAGCACCGCGTCGAGGATGCGCTCCTGGCGATCGGGGTTCGGTGCGGAGCTCCGGGCCGGTTCGGTCATGCCGGAAAGGATCCCGCACTCCCGCCCGAGCCGAGGCCCCGGGCGGCCAGGTAGGCGACGATCAGCGCGTCCCGGCGGGCGGCGAGGTCGTCGGCCGGGGTCAGGCCGTCGACGAGCCGCCGGACGGTGGCCTCGTCCAGTCGGGGATCGCCGAGGTCGTCCCACCAGCGGTGGAAGCTGTCGGCGTAGCGGACGCAGAACTCGGCCAGCCCGCCCTCCCCGGCCCCGAGGTGGAACAGCGTCGTCGGCCCGAACGCGGCCCACCGCAGCCCGGGCCCGGCCGACACCGCGAGGTCGACGTCCTCGACGCTCGCCACACCGGAGTTCACCAGGTGAACGGCCTCCCGCCACAGCGCAGCCTGGAGGCGGTTCGCCACGTGCCCCGGCACCTCCCGCCGCACCTCGATCGTCACCTTCCCCACCGACTCGTAGAACGCCCGGGCCCGCCCGACGACCCCCGGCCCGGTGCGCTCGTTGCCCATGACCTCGACCAGCGGGATCAGGTGTGGCGGGTTGAACGGATGCCCGAGCACGAACCGGTCGGGCGCCGCCCAACCACCCTGCAACTCCCCCAGCGTCAGCCCCGACGCCGACGACGCCACCACGGCGTCCGCGTCCAGCGCCGGCTCGATCAGCGCGTACAGCTCGTGCTTGAGCGCGACCCGCTCGGGCACGCTCTCCTGCACGAATTCGGCGCCCTCGACGGCGTCGCGAGGATCGTCGGAAAAAGCCACGCGGTCGGGGTCGCCGGTGAAGCCGAGCGCGGTGAGCGCGGGCCAGGCGGTCTCGACCGCCGTCCGGACCTTCGGCTCGATGCCCGGATCGGGGTCGTAGACCGTCACCGAATGACCGGCGGCCAGGAACAACGCGGTCCAGGACGCTCCGATCACGCCCCCGCCGAGCGAGGTGACCCTAGAACCGGACACGGTCCGCTCCCTTCAATCCGAGGCGCTCCCGCGCCTCCGCCGGGGTCGCGATCCGGTGCCCGAGCGACTCGACGATCCCGCGGATCTTCCGCACCTGCGCCGCGTTGGACGCGGCCAACTCCCCGGGCCCGAGGTACAGGCTGTCTTCCAGCCCGACGCGAAGGTTCCCGCCGAGCATGGCCGCGCTCGTCGCGAACGGCATCTGGTGACGTCCGGCCGCCAGCACCGACCACTCGTAGTCGACGCCGAAGAGCTTGTCGGCGATCGTGTGCAGGTGCTGGAGGTTGTCGAGGTCGGCCCCGACGCCACCCAGCACGCCGAACACCAGCTGGACGAAGAACGGCGGCTCGATCCAGCCCTGGTCGATCAGCCAGGCCAGGTTGTAGAGGTGGCCGAGGTCGTAGCACTCGAACTCGAACTTCGTGCCGTGGCCCTGGCCGAGCTCCTTCACGACGTACTCGAGGTCGGCGAACGTGTTCCGGAAGATGAAGTCGCGGGTCATCTCCAGGAACTGTGGCTCCCAGTCGTACTTCCACGACGAGTACTTCGCGGCCATCGGGAAGATGCCGAAGTTCATCGACCCGACGTTGAGCGACGCCATCTCCGGCGAGGTGGCCACCGCGGCCCGCAGCCGCTCCTCCCGGGTCATGCCGAGCCCTCCGCCGGTGGAGACGTTGACCACCGCGTCACAGGCCGCGGCGATCCGCGGCAGGAACTGCTGGAACAGTTCGGGGCGCGGATCGGGCTGCCCGGTGGCCGGATTCCGCGCGTGCAGGTGGATGATCGCCGCTCCGGCCTCGGCCGCCTCGATCGACGCCTGCGCGATCTCGTCCGGGGTGATCGGGAGGTGCTCCGACATCGTCGGCGTGTGGATCCCGCCGGTGGGGGCGCAGGTGATGATGACCGGCCTCACGGGGTCACCGCCGTCCGGTAGGCGTCGAGGATCAGGCCGTGGAAGTGGTGCACGCCGTGCTCCGACAAGCCCGAGCCGGCCGGGTCGACGACGATCCGTCCCTGGTCGAACGCGGGCGTGCTCATCCCGCGCTGGACGCTCTCGACGATCGCGATGTCCTGGGCCTGGAGCACCTCGTCGATGTAGCGGATGGACTCCTCCTCGGCGTCCTCCACCGAGGCGGTCTCGAAGTAGAAGTCCCAGGTCTCGCGCGTCCGGTCGGGCGCGACCGGCAGCACCTGGAACACCATGAAGTTGCCCCGGCCCGGGTAGCGCAGCAGGCAGGTGTTCGGCCACAGCCACCAGACCGCGTGCTCGTTCACGGTGGCCCCGGCGACGTCGTAGGCGGTGTTGTCACCACCGCCGCGGGCGAAGTGGCTCGACCAGATGCCGTGCGTGCGGACCTCGTAGGTGCTCATGTCGACCAGCGACACGAACTCCGGGTGCGCGATGTGGCAGTGGTAGCACTCCAGGAAGTTGTCGATGACGTTCTTCCAGTTCGATGCCACGTCGAACTCGAGGCGGCGGGCGAACGTCAGCCGCTCGACGTCGGGGGCCCAGCGGGCGATCTCCGCGGCGAGATCGGGGGCCTGCGACGCCAGCCCAGCGGCCGACGGGTCCAGGTTGACGTAGACGAAGCCGCCGAACACCTCGACCTGCACCTGGGCGAGGCAGACGTCGCGGTTGTCGAACGTCTCCATCCGGTCGGCCCGGCGGGACGCCTTGAGCCGGCCGTCGAGCCCGTAGGTCCAGGCGTGGTACGGGCAGACGAGGTTGTGCGCGGTGCCGGCGCCGGTGAGCAGTTCGTGGGCCCGGTGCCGGCAGACGTTGTAGAACGCGCGCAGCTCACCGTCCCGGTCGCGGACGACGACGATCGGCATCTCGGCGACGGTCGCGGTCACGTAGCTACCGGTTTCGCGCAGCGCTTCGACGTGGCCGATCCACTGCCAGCTGCGACGGAAGATCGCGGCCCGGTCGACGGCGAGCCAGTGCGGGTCGACGTAGGCCTCGGCGCGTAAGGAGAAGGAGCGTTCCGGAACCTCGGAGTAGCCCGACGAGATCCGGCGGACGTCGTCGGCGGACACGGTCGTCATGACCCCGAGAATACGGCCCGACTGGACGAACGTTCAAGATCCCTGGACGATCGTTCAGCACTCGACGACGTTCAGGGCCAGGCCGCCCCGCGCCGTCTCCTTGTACTTGTCCTTCATGTCGGCGCCGGTCTCGCGCATGGTCTTGATCGCCTTGTCGAGCGGGAC
Coding sequences within:
- a CDS encoding TetR/AcrR family transcriptional regulator, with the protein product MTEPARSSAPNPDRQERILDAVLHLLAHHGISGVSARAVAREAGVALGLVNYHFGDKVGLIRAALRRVEEQDLALVEPDPLKLPEDRLRAALRRVADPEFLTTEYLSLRLQLWALARANPEFAHLNTEAQARYRTMLAALIRGARPGLPKAEAARRATDIDVLQNGLWLTALLGLDQAAIRRTVRRSEEIAFA
- a CDS encoding 3-hydroxyacyl-CoA dehydrogenase NAD-binding domain-containing protein, with the protein product MSGSRVTSLGGGVIGASWTALFLAAGHSVTVYDPDPGIEPKVRTAVETAWPALTALGFTGDPDRVAFSDDPRDAVEGAEFVQESVPERVALKHELYALIEPALDADAVVASSASGLTLGELQGGWAAPDRFVLGHPFNPPHLIPLVEVMGNERTGPGVVGRARAFYESVGKVTIEVRREVPGHVANRLQAALWREAVHLVNSGVASVEDVDLAVSAGPGLRWAAFGPTTLFHLGAGEGGLAEFCVRYADSFHRWWDDLGDPRLDEATVRRLVDGLTPADDLAARRDALIVAYLAARGLGSGGSAGSFPA
- a CDS encoding 3-keto-5-aminohexanoate cleavage protein, whose product is MRPVIITCAPTGGIHTPTMSEHLPITPDEIAQASIEAAEAGAAIIHLHARNPATGQPDPRPELFQQFLPRIAAACDAVVNVSTGGGLGMTREERLRAAVATSPEMASLNVGSMNFGIFPMAAKYSSWKYDWEPQFLEMTRDFIFRNTFADLEYVVKELGQGHGTKFEFECYDLGHLYNLAWLIDQGWIEPPFFVQLVFGVLGGVGADLDNLQHLHTIADKLFGVDYEWSVLAAGRHQMPFATSAAMLGGNLRVGLEDSLYLGPGELAASNAAQVRKIRGIVESLGHRIATPAEARERLGLKGADRVRF
- a CDS encoding aromatic ring-hydroxylating oxygenase subunit alpha; translation: MTTVSADDVRRISSGYSEVPERSFSLRAEAYVDPHWLAVDRAAIFRRSWQWIGHVEALRETGSYVTATVAEMPIVVVRDRDGELRAFYNVCRHRAHELLTGAGTAHNLVCPYHAWTYGLDGRLKASRRADRMETFDNRDVCLAQVQVEVFGGFVYVNLDPSAAGLASQAPDLAAEIARWAPDVERLTFARRLEFDVASNWKNVIDNFLECYHCHIAHPEFVSLVDMSTYEVRTHGIWSSHFARGGGDNTAYDVAGATVNEHAVWWLWPNTCLLRYPGRGNFMVFQVLPVAPDRTRETWDFYFETASVEDAEEESIRYIDEVLQAQDIAIVESVQRGMSTPAFDQGRIVVDPAGSGLSEHGVHHFHGLILDAYRTAVTP